One genomic segment of Acinetobacter sp. C26M includes these proteins:
- a CDS encoding MotA/TolQ/ExbB proton channel family protein, which produces MTDINSLIHDGTIWLLVAFSIVTWALVVIKIVQTQRASKQDKRFVEAFWKAKNLSDAVTKSESGQGPAARVANAGFKTLIEADEKTHHDLQNSWSRQDLLERHLRKQILTERRQLEKGSALLASIGNNAPFIGLFGTVFGIIHALQAIAHSGNASMDVVAGPIGEALIATGIGIAVAVPAVLAYNYFVRKVKAIGADLDDFATDFVSLNQKAGFQLPTAKTKNTADNTILNDASTKEVKEKGVFA; this is translated from the coding sequence ATGACTGACATTAATTCATTGATCCATGACGGCACCATCTGGTTATTGGTTGCTTTCTCTATTGTGACTTGGGCACTGGTTGTCATCAAAATAGTTCAGACCCAAAGAGCATCAAAACAAGATAAACGTTTTGTAGAGGCGTTTTGGAAAGCAAAAAATTTATCTGACGCCGTGACTAAATCTGAATCGGGTCAAGGACCAGCAGCACGTGTTGCAAATGCAGGGTTTAAAACACTGATAGAAGCAGATGAAAAAACACACCATGACTTGCAAAACAGTTGGAGCCGTCAGGACTTACTGGAACGTCACTTACGCAAACAAATTTTAACTGAACGTCGTCAATTAGAGAAAGGTTCAGCGCTATTGGCGTCTATTGGAAACAATGCACCCTTTATTGGTTTGTTTGGAACAGTATTCGGGATCATTCATGCTTTACAGGCGATTGCCCATTCTGGGAATGCAAGTATGGATGTCGTTGCTGGGCCAATTGGTGAAGCACTGATTGCAACAGGAATTGGTATCGCTGTTGCTGTACCTGCGGTGCTTGCTTATAACTACTTTGTACGTAAAGTTAAAGCGATTGGTGCAGACTTAGATGATTTTGCAACAGATTTTGTCAGTTTAAATCAAAAGGCTGGTTTTCAATTACCGACTGCTAAAACCAAAAATACGGCTGACAATACGATTCTGAATGATGCTTCAACAAAAGAAGTGAAAGAGAAAGGAGTATTTGCATAA
- a CDS encoding LLM class flavin-dependent oxidoreductase, giving the protein MSVEFLWRIPVHGDGRRAHQLHTRGEWNQLNPAIQSPQRVAPQHEDSLFAYYDYVQQVAKAADIVGFHGALIPAFPHTEEPWVLASALARETKRLRLLIAIQPWFIHPAYASQMAASLQRLSQGRVEWNVISGGGGAQQRAYGDFIEHDQRYARTNEFLDFVKGYSHHAPFDYAGKFFHVEQGGLRYPMNQYDVPRLWLAGASDAALQVAGRHADIHLTWGEPVEQQKKVIEQAQAFFEQNSPDRKVKFGMRIDILARPTQEQAFQELKQMYETIAVDGHAFERKDTESVGAKRQQALAQGNRFEDLFVSPNVWAGMSNVRGGPNCILVGSYEQVAERLQEYIDIGVGHFILASNPHLEEAYRVAEEVLPLVGYKLK; this is encoded by the coding sequence ATGTCAGTTGAGTTTTTATGGAGAATTCCTGTTCATGGGGATGGTCGTCGAGCACATCAGTTACATACCCGTGGTGAATGGAATCAGTTAAATCCAGCAATTCAATCTCCACAACGCGTGGCACCGCAACATGAAGATTCGTTGTTTGCCTACTATGATTATGTACAGCAAGTAGCAAAAGCAGCGGATATTGTTGGTTTCCATGGCGCATTGATTCCTGCTTTTCCTCACACTGAAGAGCCTTGGGTATTGGCTTCAGCATTGGCTCGGGAAACCAAACGACTTCGACTTTTGATTGCGATTCAGCCATGGTTTATTCATCCAGCCTATGCCAGCCAAATGGCTGCCAGTTTACAACGTTTAAGTCAGGGGCGAGTAGAGTGGAATGTCATTTCAGGTGGAGGCGGTGCGCAGCAACGCGCTTACGGTGATTTTATTGAACATGACCAGCGCTATGCACGCACCAACGAGTTTTTGGATTTTGTAAAAGGTTATTCACATCATGCTCCATTTGACTATGCTGGCAAGTTTTTCCATGTTGAGCAGGGTGGGTTGAGATACCCAATGAATCAATATGATGTCCCTCGGTTATGGTTGGCTGGTGCGAGTGATGCCGCTCTACAAGTCGCAGGACGCCATGCTGATATTCATTTAACTTGGGGTGAACCTGTTGAGCAGCAGAAAAAAGTCATTGAACAGGCGCAAGCATTTTTTGAACAAAACTCGCCTGATCGTAAAGTTAAATTTGGTATGCGTATTGATATACTAGCAAGGCCTACACAAGAGCAAGCTTTTCAGGAGCTTAAACAGATGTATGAAACCATTGCTGTTGATGGTCACGCATTTGAACGAAAAGATACTGAGTCGGTTGGAGCAAAACGTCAGCAGGCCTTGGCGCAGGGCAATCGTTTCGAAGACTTATTTGTAAGTCCGAACGTTTGGGCGGGGATGTCCAATGTACGTGGTGGACCAAACTGTATTTTAGTGGGTAGCTATGAACAGGTTGCAGAGCGTTTGCAAGAATATATTGATATTGGTGTTGGTCATTTCATTTTAGCCAGTAACCCTCATTTGGAAGAAGCCTATCGGGTAGCAGAAGAGGTCTTACCACTGGTTGGATATAAATTAAAATAA
- a CDS encoding TonB-dependent receptor plug domain-containing protein produces the protein MKQTFQLKPLVIALAFSGASLPIHVFAEETQNTLANTESDVITLADVVVTDANKKQTVVPKRKVTSIYGTDSSVLDTPRVVSQVSEQQFREDVIRSADDLVKYAPSITRGGGQNANFAPQIRGQNSEVFQDSQRIYSTRHPTNLNAYEAADIVAGPTGVIFAPTSGSGGYINYLTKKPNFNKAETTISGSVGSIYAGKGTEPNFSVSIDHTAPISKELAFRVSATAQKTDDFYDNVKNNFNAFYGALAWRPDDSLRVDWNISYDDYYDFNVTHGWNRATQQSVDSRQYYKGRATPIIQNGSAFWSPVFESGAANSKVIGWQNRQRNDKNQYIAVGPVQTTPLPNATANQAGTIRGWVYDPSIPGNGLVKLDDNISGRSEDKNSAKRFSTQLKLVKDLNTHWSVSNSTLYQNSKDLGDSVGSFFTDLEHELFDNRLEFLADYDFELFGLRVNNKGSTGGAFRREEFTSLAANNSFNINPYDLTNDPSQKNPGDLLGLVNNSSSTGGWIGQAGVPKYSQYFGYLNLPRMYPVGHGLYAEKGGFPPNGGGAVYTGTGSWDTWSVFTQQNFTFNDVFGINLGINHSSIKAKLENPLVLVPTDVRSDRNKYSLLSYQASTFIKPTEKTTLYFTYDKSTALNTGVFGPFLIWGAGNQLNPLAFDSQSELKELGFKYEPIIDQLFLTLSGFEQKRDLSPDTNGNMARFEVKGIESSLRWQLQKNIAIGGNLTYLNAEYSSIIPAGFSPFGFHADNATVWGDSNGLNQRKAGRYDAAGIPKYSASAYVDYQHQSGFGVNLSGWWTSNWYTNLSQTVKVPNNYNLDLGLYYRQPQWTVGLNILNLTNERNFVNGLAGANSEFLQPMRPLTVQGQFSYKF, from the coding sequence ATGAAGCAGACTTTTCAATTAAAACCTCTAGTAATTGCCTTAGCATTTTCGGGGGCATCTTTACCCATACATGTATTTGCCGAAGAAACCCAAAATACATTGGCAAATACTGAAAGTGATGTGATTACTTTGGCAGATGTCGTGGTGACTGATGCAAATAAAAAACAAACTGTTGTTCCCAAACGTAAAGTGACTTCAATCTATGGAACGGATAGCTCAGTATTAGACACACCTCGTGTGGTGTCCCAAGTATCGGAACAACAATTTCGTGAAGATGTGATCCGTAGTGCAGATGATCTTGTTAAATATGCGCCGAGTATTACCCGAGGTGGAGGACAAAATGCCAATTTCGCACCACAGATACGCGGACAAAATTCAGAGGTCTTCCAGGATAGCCAACGAATTTATAGTACCCGTCATCCGACCAATTTAAATGCATATGAAGCGGCTGATATTGTGGCAGGGCCAACGGGAGTAATTTTTGCACCCACTTCAGGTTCAGGTGGATATATTAATTATCTCACTAAAAAACCTAACTTTAATAAAGCAGAAACAACGATTTCTGGTTCGGTTGGTTCAATCTATGCAGGAAAAGGTACAGAACCTAATTTTTCTGTCAGTATTGATCATACAGCCCCAATCTCTAAAGAACTTGCATTTCGTGTCAGTGCAACAGCCCAAAAAACTGATGATTTTTATGACAATGTGAAAAATAATTTTAATGCATTCTATGGCGCCTTAGCTTGGCGTCCAGATGACAGTCTACGTGTCGACTGGAACATCAGTTATGACGATTATTATGATTTTAACGTGACACATGGTTGGAATAGGGCAACACAACAATCAGTTGATAGCCGTCAGTATTACAAAGGTAGGGCTACGCCAATTATTCAAAATGGTTCAGCTTTCTGGTCACCTGTATTTGAATCTGGAGCTGCGAATTCCAAAGTGATCGGTTGGCAGAATCGACAAAGGAATGATAAAAACCAATATATTGCTGTAGGCCCAGTTCAAACAACACCTTTACCTAATGCAACAGCAAATCAGGCTGGAACGATTCGAGGTTGGGTCTATGATCCATCTATACCCGGTAATGGATTGGTCAAACTAGACGATAATATTTCTGGTCGCAGCGAAGATAAAAATAGTGCCAAACGATTCAGCACCCAATTAAAATTAGTTAAAGATTTGAATACGCATTGGTCTGTTTCGAATAGTACGCTTTATCAAAACAGCAAGGATTTAGGTGATTCGGTTGGGAGTTTCTTTACTGATCTGGAGCATGAGTTATTTGATAATCGCCTAGAATTCCTCGCAGATTATGATTTCGAATTGTTTGGCCTGAGAGTGAATAATAAAGGCAGTACTGGAGGAGCATTTCGCCGTGAAGAGTTTACTTCTTTAGCAGCCAATAATAGTTTTAATATTAACCCTTATGATCTGACCAATGATCCTTCTCAAAAAAATCCAGGGGATTTACTGGGCTTGGTTAACAATAGCAGTTCAACAGGAGGCTGGATTGGACAGGCGGGTGTTCCTAAATATTCTCAATACTTTGGTTATTTAAATCTGCCAAGAATGTATCCAGTCGGCCATGGCTTATATGCTGAAAAAGGGGGTTTCCCTCCCAATGGAGGTGGTGCTGTTTATACAGGAACAGGGTCTTGGGATACATGGAGTGTGTTTACTCAGCAGAATTTTACTTTTAATGATGTGTTTGGCATTAATCTTGGGATTAATCATAGTTCAATCAAAGCCAAACTTGAAAACCCGTTGGTCTTAGTGCCGACAGATGTCCGTTCAGATCGTAATAAATATAGTTTGCTCAGTTATCAAGCCAGTACATTTATCAAGCCGACAGAAAAAACTACCCTGTATTTTACTTATGACAAGAGCACTGCACTCAACACAGGTGTTTTTGGCCCATTTCTCATTTGGGGTGCAGGCAATCAGCTCAATCCTTTAGCTTTTGACAGTCAAAGTGAATTAAAGGAATTAGGATTTAAATATGAGCCGATTATCGATCAACTATTTCTCACATTAAGCGGATTTGAGCAGAAGCGAGATTTATCACCTGATACCAATGGCAATATGGCACGCTTTGAAGTGAAAGGGATTGAATCTTCACTACGCTGGCAACTGCAAAAAAATATTGCGATAGGTGGAAACTTAACTTATTTGAATGCGGAATATAGCTCAATTATTCCAGCTGGATTTTCTCCCTTTGGCTTCCATGCAGATAATGCGACTGTTTGGGGGGACAGTAATGGGTTAAACCAGCGCAAAGCTGGTCGTTATGATGCAGCGGGAATTCCGAAATACTCTGCCAGTGCTTATGTAGATTATCAACATCAATCAGGTTTTGGTGTAAATCTGTCAGGTTGGTGGACCAGTAACTGGTATACCAATTTAAGTCAAACGGTTAAAGTTCCAAATAACTATAATTTAGATTTGGGATTATATTATCGACAACCCCAATGGACAGTGGGCTTAAATATTCTGAATTTAACCAATGAACGTAATTTTGTGAATGGTTTAGCTGGGGCAAATAGTGAGTTCTTGCAGCCGATGCGTCCGTTAACGGTGCAGGGACAATTTAGTTATAAATTTTAA
- a CDS encoding biopolymer transporter ExbD, translated as MAISTSQDDDVVSEINITPLVDVMLVLLIVFIVTAPLLTNTVKVNLPKAAPTQSTDQNKAVVISVNPQGEIFLDKDKVSLASFEQEIQSRKNSNPKLALNLNADETVPYGTVAKLLASIERVGVDKLSVITVPQ; from the coding sequence ATGGCAATTTCAACCTCTCAAGATGATGATGTGGTGAGTGAAATCAACATTACACCGTTGGTGGATGTGATGTTAGTTTTACTCATTGTCTTTATCGTCACAGCACCTTTGTTGACCAATACGGTAAAAGTAAATTTACCTAAGGCTGCACCGACTCAGTCAACTGATCAGAATAAAGCTGTCGTGATTAGTGTTAATCCACAGGGTGAGATATTTTTGGATAAGGACAAAGTTTCACTTGCAAGTTTTGAACAAGAAATTCAGTCACGCAAGAATAGCAACCCGAAGCTGGCTTTGAACCTAAATGCGGATGAAACTGTTCCTTATGGGACAGTGGCAAAATTATTGGCAAGTATTGAACGTGTAGGCGTAGATAAATTATCGGTGATTACTGTTCCTCAATAA
- a CDS encoding ABC transporter substrate-binding protein, whose amino-acid sequence MTSRSILLSRRKFLAQSLSALGGVSLIGSLSGCDQSPQTDTEVQRPSSLTPKHGGTIRLGLIGGQQSGSLDPHLSTSSAGITRGFAIYNKLWEWDENMLPRLALAEFAEPNHNASEWTIRLRKGLEFHHGKTMTADDVIFSVKRLTDPKLASPFRSLVQWIDRDRIQKLDEYTVRIPFINSIAGFVTLPETWVNFGGIVPTDFDPIHNPVGAGPYKVKQFIPGQRSVFTRFENYFKADQPYADSFEVIDFKDQVSRLNALLAGQIDVANAISPEYIKILEQAKHIQTIRSETNTHNGFDFNTQQAPFNDPKVRQAFRLIANREELVQRGLNGQGRIANDLYSPQDPAFLSLPQRQQNIEQAKKLLAQAGFKDGLSVELVAPAGSAQPALIFAEQAKLANVNIRVKQVDAATFNGPDRNKWQLSSNATNVGTPYLSTAVVNDAPISTTNKINFKDPEYSELFYKALAEPDLAKRKVYLTQAQKIQHERGGMLIWGFSHTIDAATKNIGGLAPEHTIFPTWRFEKLWKA is encoded by the coding sequence ATGACAAGTCGATCAATTCTATTGTCACGTCGAAAGTTTTTAGCACAAAGTCTTAGCGCATTAGGTGGTGTTTCTTTAATAGGGAGCTTGTCTGGCTGCGATCAATCACCACAAACGGATACTGAAGTACAGCGCCCATCTTCACTCACTCCCAAACATGGTGGAACGATTCGCTTGGGTCTAATTGGTGGACAACAGTCAGGCAGTTTAGACCCACATCTATCTACTTCAAGCGCAGGAATTACCCGAGGTTTTGCCATATATAACAAGCTATGGGAATGGGATGAAAATATGCTCCCACGTCTTGCCTTGGCTGAATTTGCTGAACCAAATCATAATGCGAGTGAATGGACCATTCGTCTACGTAAAGGTCTAGAATTCCATCACGGTAAAACAATGACTGCCGATGATGTGATTTTCTCAGTAAAGCGTTTAACTGACCCAAAGCTTGCCTCACCGTTTCGAAGTCTGGTGCAATGGATTGATCGGGATCGCATTCAAAAATTAGATGAATATACCGTTCGTATTCCTTTTATCAATTCAATTGCTGGTTTCGTTACACTACCTGAAACTTGGGTGAATTTTGGTGGAATCGTACCTACCGACTTTGATCCAATCCACAATCCAGTCGGTGCTGGACCTTATAAAGTCAAACAGTTTATCCCTGGTCAGCGTTCTGTCTTCACCCGTTTTGAAAACTATTTTAAAGCGGATCAACCTTATGCAGACAGTTTTGAGGTGATTGATTTTAAAGATCAGGTCTCGCGTTTAAATGCCTTATTAGCAGGACAGATTGATGTCGCCAATGCCATTTCTCCTGAATACATTAAAATTCTGGAACAGGCAAAACATATTCAAACCATTCGTTCTGAAACAAATACCCATAATGGTTTTGACTTTAATACTCAACAAGCCCCTTTTAATGATCCTAAAGTCCGTCAGGCATTCCGTTTAATTGCCAATCGTGAAGAGCTTGTACAACGCGGGTTAAATGGTCAGGGACGTATTGCCAATGATCTTTACTCACCACAGGACCCTGCTTTTCTTAGCTTACCCCAACGTCAGCAAAATATTGAGCAAGCAAAAAAATTATTGGCACAAGCTGGTTTTAAAGATGGTTTAAGTGTTGAACTTGTTGCACCTGCTGGCAGCGCCCAGCCTGCATTGATCTTTGCAGAACAAGCAAAACTTGCCAATGTAAATATACGAGTCAAACAAGTCGATGCTGCAACTTTTAATGGACCAGATCGCAATAAATGGCAACTGTCAAGTAACGCAACCAATGTCGGCACACCCTATTTATCTACTGCTGTTGTCAACGATGCACCGATTTCAACAACCAATAAAATCAATTTTAAAGATCCTGAATATAGTGAGTTGTTTTATAAGGCGCTTGCCGAACCAGATTTAGCAAAGCGAAAAGTGTATTTGACTCAAGCACAGAAAATTCAACACGAACGTGGTGGAATGCTGATCTGGGGATTTAGCCATACCATTGATGCAGCCACAAAAAATATTGGAGGCCTAGCCCCAGAACATACTATTTTTCCAACGTGGCGTTTTGAGAAATTATGGAAGGCTTAA
- a CDS encoding energy transducer TonB: MSELIFNSHKRALLFEQYAPASGSNNISDPLTRHSLEVIQPSPPQLNKVLIAIIAVASAHLGIWYIAKHLPTPTLDIHKPEPVVIEIVKPEQPPKVIEPKIPPVTEKPKIPPVVQKPKPIVKQLEQPKPLQKAVEQPKPVAKAVTQPTPQKVEEAVVTKEVVPAPVQKVVEPVRSVDDNLAVTEAKGYAGYLSNPAPEYPEQALERGWEGSVILRVKVLANGSPDTVSVKQSSGKKLLDSAAVRTVKQWKFSPALKGKTPIEGWVDVPIHYQLPK, translated from the coding sequence ATGAGTGAACTAATATTTAACTCGCATAAACGAGCACTGCTATTTGAACAATATGCACCTGCATCTGGTTCAAACAATATATCAGATCCATTGACACGACATTCCTTGGAGGTGATCCAACCATCGCCACCTCAATTGAATAAAGTGTTGATTGCAATTATTGCAGTTGCTTCAGCACATTTGGGAATTTGGTATATCGCAAAACACTTGCCTACACCGACTTTGGACATTCATAAGCCAGAACCCGTGGTGATTGAAATTGTAAAACCTGAACAACCACCCAAAGTGATTGAACCTAAAATTCCTCCTGTAACAGAGAAACCTAAAATTCCACCGGTTGTGCAAAAGCCAAAACCAATCGTTAAACAGCTTGAACAACCCAAACCTCTACAGAAAGCGGTGGAGCAACCTAAACCCGTTGCAAAAGCAGTCACTCAGCCTACCCCACAAAAAGTTGAAGAGGCTGTCGTAACCAAAGAGGTGGTACCTGCACCTGTTCAGAAAGTAGTTGAACCTGTGAGGTCGGTCGATGACAACTTAGCTGTGACTGAAGCGAAAGGATATGCAGGCTATCTAAGTAATCCTGCACCCGAATATCCAGAACAGGCACTCGAACGGGGTTGGGAAGGTTCCGTGATTTTAAGGGTCAAAGTGCTCGCAAATGGTAGCCCTGACACGGTCAGTGTCAAGCAAAGTAGTGGCAAAAAACTTTTAGATAGCGCTGCTGTAAGAACAGTAAAGCAATGGAAATTTTCACCCGCTTTAAAAGGTAAAACACCTATAGAGGGTTGGGTCGATGTTCCAATTCATTATCAATTACCGAAATAA
- a CDS encoding TonB-dependent receptor yields MFKVTKIRQSILTAMWGVTASVSTLALANEEIDTGITAEQQAQVVNAKDVKKLSDVIVTAQYRAQNIQKVPTAITAVSGKDLAAKGSTFIGDVLTYTPNAAAENPDGDSRPRWYIRGLGTGDVAASTVFPVGIYADGVYLNAPVAGAGDLFDLERIEVLRGPQGTLYGKNTTAGAVNYISKRPTFSEKPNGYATIGVGDHNLRTFEGAANGKVSDNIAVRGAFYSEDRDGYAKNLANGEDYGDVDKKSFRFQILGKVNDQWNALVNLHSQTYNGLGNNGSLSIGKYWGIYERPEGRNTNLDLDESNKIQHDGASLTLNGDLGGGHSFTSITAFDKTTQKSISDGDYTPYDVARSYSDNEWRQYSQEFRISSDANKRLSWIAGLHYFNEDLDSTGVGARVKKTLPNGTAAQTASTTAFRDITYNQATQSFAIFGNSTYKFTDKFKVTGGLRWTSEEKDIDLDLTQITTGDYTKGSWWKKEGYSNAVYNPTPNANGSTSRKKTWNELTYDITPEYEITPDLNTYFRFARGFRSGGFNTGLSSSLTQLADVNPEYLNSYELGLKSSLLDGDLVANANIFYYDYKDIQTNLLVATEGQGGGVTSVLANGPKAEVKGAELELDYLATENLRLRFAGAYLDSEYTDFVDKNPVTNVVNADNTGNSLVRSPKYTIGVGGEYTFNLNDGARIVVGTDASYRDREYFLVNRQDYSVDPILSQKSYTLWNANIGYHSANNKYQVNTYVKNLLNEEYQVHGRPNGPAGQYVLTYGNPRQVGVSLTAKF; encoded by the coding sequence ATGTTTAAGGTCACAAAAATTAGGCAGAGTATTTTAACTGCTATGTGGGGAGTAACAGCGAGTGTTTCGACATTGGCTTTGGCAAATGAAGAGATCGATACAGGCATCACAGCTGAGCAACAGGCACAGGTGGTCAATGCAAAAGATGTCAAAAAGTTAAGTGATGTGATTGTAACAGCACAATATCGAGCACAAAATATTCAAAAAGTTCCAACTGCGATTACGGCTGTTTCTGGTAAAGATTTGGCTGCCAAGGGCTCAACCTTTATTGGTGATGTTTTAACGTATACACCGAATGCAGCAGCGGAAAATCCAGATGGTGATAGTCGACCACGTTGGTATATCCGCGGTTTGGGTACAGGGGATGTTGCGGCATCGACTGTATTTCCAGTTGGAATTTATGCAGATGGTGTTTATTTGAATGCTCCCGTTGCAGGTGCAGGAGACTTATTTGATCTAGAGCGTATCGAGGTTCTACGTGGGCCACAAGGGACGCTTTACGGTAAAAATACTACAGCAGGTGCGGTTAATTATATTTCCAAACGACCAACTTTCTCAGAAAAACCAAATGGCTATGCAACGATAGGTGTAGGTGATCATAACCTACGTACTTTTGAGGGGGCTGCCAATGGCAAAGTCTCAGACAATATTGCGGTACGGGGAGCTTTTTATTCTGAAGATCGTGATGGCTATGCAAAGAATTTAGCCAATGGTGAAGATTATGGTGATGTTGATAAGAAATCTTTCCGTTTCCAGATTTTAGGTAAAGTGAATGACCAATGGAATGCATTAGTCAATTTACATAGCCAAACCTATAATGGTTTAGGAAACAATGGTTCCTTAAGTATTGGGAAATACTGGGGAATTTATGAAAGACCAGAGGGACGTAACACCAATTTAGATTTAGATGAAAGTAATAAAATTCAGCATGATGGTGCTTCACTCACTTTAAATGGTGATTTGGGAGGAGGTCACAGCTTTACCTCAATTACTGCTTTTGACAAGACTACACAAAAGTCGATTTCAGATGGTGATTACACACCTTATGACGTTGCACGTAGTTATAGCGATAATGAATGGCGTCAATATAGCCAAGAATTTCGAATTTCATCCGATGCAAACAAACGTTTAAGTTGGATTGCAGGATTACATTATTTTAACGAAGATTTAGATTCTACGGGTGTTGGTGCACGGGTCAAGAAAACGCTGCCAAATGGTACTGCTGCACAGACGGCATCAACCACAGCATTTAGAGACATCACTTATAACCAAGCCACACAAAGCTTTGCCATATTTGGAAATAGTACCTATAAATTTACAGATAAATTTAAGGTGACTGGTGGACTACGCTGGACCAGTGAAGAAAAAGATATTGATCTCGATCTGACTCAGATTACAACAGGTGACTATACAAAAGGTAGTTGGTGGAAAAAAGAGGGGTATAGCAATGCCGTCTATAACCCAACTCCAAATGCGAATGGTTCAACAAGCCGTAAGAAAACATGGAATGAGTTGACCTATGACATTACACCAGAATATGAAATTACACCTGATTTAAATACTTATTTCAGATTTGCACGTGGATTCCGTTCAGGTGGTTTTAATACTGGTTTATCCAGTAGCCTAACCCAACTTGCGGACGTTAACCCTGAATATTTAAACAGTTACGAACTCGGTTTGAAGTCTAGCTTATTGGATGGGGATTTAGTCGCAAATGCCAATATCTTCTATTACGACTATAAAGATATCCAAACCAACTTACTAGTTGCAACAGAGGGACAAGGGGGCGGTGTTACTTCAGTTTTAGCTAATGGACCCAAAGCAGAAGTTAAAGGTGCAGAGTTAGAGCTTGATTATTTAGCCACTGAAAATCTACGTTTACGTTTTGCAGGCGCTTATTTAGATAGTGAATATACTGACTTCGTTGACAAGAACCCAGTAACCAATGTGGTCAATGCTGACAATACTGGCAACAGTTTAGTCCGTTCACCAAAATATACCATCGGTGTTGGTGGTGAATACACCTTCAATTTAAATGATGGTGCTCGTATCGTTGTTGGTACTGACGCAAGCTATCGTGACCGTGAATATTTCTTGGTGAATCGCCAAGACTATTCGGTTGATCCAATCCTAAGCCAAAAATCGTATACCTTGTGGAATGCCAATATTGGTTATCACAGCGCAAATAATAAATATCAGGTCAATACCTATGTTAAGAATTTGCTAAACGAAGAATATCAGGTACACGGCCGTCCAAATGGCCCAGCAGGACAATATGTTTTAACCTACGGAAACCCACGCCAAGTTGGTGTTTCTCTCACAGCCAAATTCTAA
- a CDS encoding LLM class flavin-dependent oxidoreductase: protein MGIEFFTRLPLHGEAEFLAGDPRNRGDWARVSGVENTGATSNYQVGDDFTYIDYLAQVARAAEINGFAGALMVNAPTGEEPWTVCSLLARETKRLNFVTAFQPYHFSPYNAVQSAATYQRATGNRLVWNIINGGSEVIQRQVGDATPHDDRYIRATEFLDVVKGYWYNESFHYQGKYYSAEGGGLKYPLNKAELPIICTAGSSEAAREFGAKHADYYLMRAEKPSEIAALIADVRKRAAKYGRDNIKFGLSIDTIARRSEQEALAEAQRYLDEAAEKQRLHASAAHAGLRSARVLSFEKEYADKDGSKNVNDFFIHPNVWSGFGYIGIPPGVALVGSYQQIVERIKEYNSIGIDLFFLAGYPHLEEAYRLGEHVLPHFKNQRQALQRIPEESKYRIA, encoded by the coding sequence ATGGGAATTGAATTTTTTACTCGTTTACCTTTGCATGGTGAGGCTGAGTTTTTGGCAGGCGATCCTCGTAATCGTGGTGATTGGGCGCGGGTATCTGGCGTGGAAAATACTGGAGCAACATCCAACTATCAAGTGGGTGATGACTTTACCTATATTGACTATTTAGCACAGGTGGCGCGTGCAGCAGAAATCAATGGCTTCGCAGGTGCTTTGATGGTCAATGCACCAACAGGAGAGGAACCTTGGACGGTTTGTTCGCTATTGGCCAGAGAAACCAAGCGACTAAATTTTGTGACTGCATTCCAGCCTTATCACTTTAGTCCATACAATGCAGTACAAAGTGCAGCAACCTATCAGCGTGCAACAGGTAACCGCCTCGTATGGAATATTATTAATGGTGGATCTGAGGTGATTCAGCGTCAAGTTGGCGATGCTACACCACACGATGACCGCTATATCCGCGCAACCGAGTTTCTCGATGTTGTAAAAGGCTATTGGTATAACGAATCCTTCCATTATCAAGGTAAATATTATTCTGCTGAGGGTGGAGGATTAAAATATCCACTCAATAAAGCAGAGTTACCCATCATTTGTACGGCAGGTTCTTCTGAAGCCGCACGTGAGTTTGGTGCAAAGCACGCAGATTATTATTTAATGCGTGCCGAAAAACCAAGTGAAATTGCAGCACTTATCGCTGATGTACGTAAACGTGCTGCAAAATATGGACGTGACAATATTAAGTTTGGTTTATCTATCGATACGATTGCTCGCCGTAGTGAACAGGAAGCTTTGGCAGAGGCACAACGTTATCTAGATGAGGCAGCAGAGAAGCAACGTTTACATGCATCAGCAGCCCATGCAGGGCTCAGATCAGCGCGGGTACTTAGCTTTGAAAAAGAATATGCGGATAAAGATGGCAGTAAAAATGTGAATGATTTCTTCATTCATCCCAATGTTTGGTCTGGCTTTGGCTACATTGGTATCCCACCAGGTGTTGCTTTGGTAGGGAGCTATCAACAAATTGTTGAACGCATCAAGGAATATAACAGTATCGGAATCGACTTATTCTTCTTAGCCGGTTATCCGCATTTAGAAGAAGCTTATCGCTTGGGTGAACATGTTCTACCACATTTTAAAAATCAACGTCAGGCGTTACAGCGTATTCCAGAAGAGTCAAAGTACCGTATTGCCTAG